From a single Bacillus sp. NEB1478 genomic region:
- a CDS encoding YdiK family protein, whose protein sequence is MKSPLFMAFLYLAIGAVFTYLAVHYSNEYGMTSIWTIITMVVATFDFANAIRYFALNSHLKRKRKK, encoded by the coding sequence ATGAAATCACCTTTGTTTATGGCATTTTTGTATTTAGCGATCGGAGCCGTCTTTACCTACCTGGCTGTCCATTATTCAAATGAATATGGAATGACAAGTATTTGGACAATCATTACGATGGTCGTTGCAACATTCGATTTCGCAAACGCCATTCGCTACTTTGCACTAAACAGTCATTTGAAGAGAAAACGAAAGAAATAA